One stretch of Aminivibrio pyruvatiphilus DNA includes these proteins:
- a CDS encoding helix-turn-helix domain-containing protein, with translation MPEHREDTLQDLGKEVRRKREELGLSLKDVHEGTKIRTQFLEGIERGDFSEFPGTVYVRGFIRTYLQFIGAEEFWGEYLPVLSEGTERVREEEPSVVGSCTPPTKGFKPASRFWIFAILLLVAVGSSWYVWYTWDQNGVPSFAVREDNGGKNSGTVNETARATAAGESALPQPARTDAGETSNEAGSGSREPLSADQPAAPLAGMTPPPTAAELVGANAPQTPPAAPEKKKDKELVIVANGDCWVRVRQGTKTLYERTLKAGESVSFTVKDRIEVTYGRAGSVRTRWNGEDLGNPGTTRGVERIFYAPDGSTGRVSQ, from the coding sequence ATGCCTGAGCATCGGGAAGACACTTTGCAGGACTTGGGGAAGGAAGTCAGACGCAAGAGAGAGGAACTGGGGCTCAGCCTGAAGGATGTCCACGAGGGAACAAAGATTCGGACGCAGTTTCTCGAGGGAATAGAGCGGGGAGACTTCTCGGAATTTCCTGGAACGGTGTACGTTCGGGGTTTTATTCGGACTTATCTGCAGTTTATCGGTGCGGAAGAGTTTTGGGGAGAATATCTGCCCGTGCTTTCCGAGGGGACGGAAAGAGTACGGGAAGAGGAGCCTTCCGTAGTCGGATCATGCACTCCGCCTACGAAGGGGTTCAAGCCCGCCTCCCGGTTTTGGATATTTGCCATTCTTCTTTTGGTGGCTGTCGGGTCGTCATGGTACGTATGGTACACCTGGGACCAGAACGGCGTTCCTTCCTTTGCGGTCCGTGAAGATAACGGCGGAAAGAACAGCGGAACAGTGAACGAAACTGCCCGGGCCACTGCCGCCGGCGAATCGGCCTTACCGCAGCCTGCCCGGACGGACGCCGGGGAAACCTCAAATGAAGCCGGTTCCGGCAGCAGGGAACCTCTGTCAGCGGATCAGCCGGCCGCTCCCCTTGCAGGTATGACACCGCCTCCTACTGCAGCCGAGCTCGTTGGGGCCAATGCTCCTCAGACGCCTCCGGCAGCTCCGGAGAAAAAAAAGGATAAAGAGCTTGTTATCGTTGCGAACGGAGACTGCTGGGTTCGGGTACGGCAGGGAACGAAGACCCTGTACGAGCGTACCCTCAAAGCGGGTGAATCCGTTTCCTTCACTGTGAAGGACCGGATCGAGGTAACCTACGGAAGAGCCGGATCAGTCAGGACCAGGTGGAACGGTGAAGACCTGGGCAATCCCGGAACGACCAGGGGCGTGGAGCGGATTTTTTATGCCCCGGACGGAAGCACCGGAAGGGTCAGTCAGTGA
- a CDS encoding zinc metallopeptidase, translating to MFPFFFDPTMMLLIPALLLAMWAQMRVKSVFMRYSAVGSRRGVTAASAARALLDRFGLQSVPVHRVGGNLTDHYDPRNRSLSLSDSVYASTSIAAIGVAAHEVGHAIQDSVNYSPLKIRNAIVPVVGIGSSMAFPLFFIGILLRGQMLMDLGILLFLGVILFHIVTLPVEFDASSRALKVLADTGILSADEIGGAGSVLRAASWTYIAATVMAFAQLIRLLFLRGMFGSRD from the coding sequence ATGTTTCCCTTTTTCTTTGACCCGACGATGATGCTGCTGATTCCCGCACTTCTTCTTGCCATGTGGGCCCAGATGAGGGTGAAGTCGGTTTTTATGCGGTACAGCGCCGTCGGTTCCCGGCGGGGCGTTACGGCGGCTTCGGCTGCCAGGGCTCTTCTTGACCGTTTCGGCCTCCAGTCTGTTCCGGTGCACCGTGTGGGCGGAAACCTGACCGACCATTACGATCCCCGGAACAGGAGCCTGAGCCTGTCCGACTCGGTCTACGCCAGCACGAGCATAGCCGCTATCGGCGTTGCTGCCCATGAAGTCGGGCATGCAATCCAGGACAGCGTGAATTACTCGCCGCTGAAGATCAGAAATGCCATTGTTCCTGTGGTGGGAATCGGCTCATCCATGGCTTTTCCCCTTTTCTTCATCGGCATCCTTCTTCGGGGCCAGATGCTCATGGACCTGGGGATACTGCTTTTTCTGGGAGTCATTCTCTTCCACATCGTCACGCTGCCGGTGGAATTCGACGCAAGCAGCCGCGCACTCAAGGTTCTTGCCGATACCGGGATTCTCTCCGCCGATGAGATCGGCGGCGCCGGATCGGTGCTCAGGGCCGCTTCCTGGACCTACATAGCCGCGACCGTCATGGCTTTTGCCCAGCTCATACGCCTTCTTTTCCTTCGCGGAATGTTCGGCAGCAGGGACTGA
- a CDS encoding DUF6391 domain-containing protein: MPFLVFVLFLFLFPWLAFAVLLLLAVLLPIGFSAKYLPGMLFSPAKLAGLVFSRRARTNHGLAHGTIAVLEERYGPLDIEGLPDKDGFSLRGGLDSEEALAAARNALLRMRSGEMHPAFSRSCPAATALVFFGALVCLVLLALLGGFSAVNAAAVFLCAFCSARFASPWIQRLLTSPTDLKGLEIAGAESRKERKRFFGIDILVPSSVFIRTRLRGEPLVAEVVS, from the coding sequence ATGCCTTTTCTCGTTTTTGTCCTTTTCCTTTTTCTGTTCCCCTGGCTGGCTTTTGCGGTCCTTCTCCTGCTGGCAGTTCTTCTGCCCATAGGGTTTTCCGCGAAGTATCTGCCGGGAATGCTGTTCTCTCCAGCGAAACTGGCCGGCCTTGTTTTCAGCCGCAGAGCGAGGACAAATCACGGACTTGCCCATGGAACGATCGCAGTGCTCGAAGAGCGATACGGCCCGCTGGACATTGAAGGGCTTCCCGACAAAGACGGTTTTTCCCTCAGGGGAGGTCTTGACTCTGAAGAAGCGCTGGCTGCAGCCAGAAATGCACTTCTTCGAATGCGGTCGGGGGAAATGCATCCTGCCTTCAGCAGGAGCTGCCCGGCTGCAACCGCCCTTGTTTTTTTCGGCGCTCTTGTCTGCCTGGTGCTGCTCGCGCTCCTTGGAGGGTTCAGTGCCGTTAACGCGGCAGCCGTTTTTCTATGTGCTTTCTGTTCCGCCCGTTTTGCCTCCCCCTGGATTCAGCGCCTTCTTACGTCACCCACGGACCTGAAAGGCCTGGAAATTGCAGGCGCTGAATCACGAAAGGAAAGGAAGAGGTTTTTCGGCATCGATATTCTTGTGCCGTCGTCCGTCTTCATACGCACCCGTTTAAGAGGAGAGCCCCTTGTCGCGGAGGTGGTGTCATGA
- a CDS encoding phosphatidylglycerophosphatase A, whose product MPLNTTFLRKLPGNKDFFWCAATLCGLGFFTAMPGTVGSVAAFFVFALYPIPLAGLLAVVVLGVWASHQYSLREGKTDPGEVIIDEVAGTWIAMYGLPSGFFLPALFLFRIFDILKPFPVNAAEKLPGGWGIMADDIVAGILVNIILSVIRWLYFGGGWSFLF is encoded by the coding sequence ATGCCGCTGAACACGACCTTTTTGCGAAAATTGCCGGGGAATAAGGATTTCTTCTGGTGTGCGGCCACACTCTGCGGTCTCGGCTTTTTCACCGCCATGCCGGGAACAGTGGGGTCGGTCGCAGCCTTTTTTGTTTTTGCCCTATACCCTATCCCCCTGGCGGGGCTTCTGGCTGTGGTTGTTCTTGGAGTATGGGCTTCTCACCAGTATTCCCTTAGGGAAGGAAAAACAGACCCGGGAGAAGTCATAATCGATGAAGTCGCTGGTACCTGGATTGCCATGTACGGCCTGCCGTCCGGTTTTTTTCTCCCCGCGCTTTTCCTCTTCAGGATTTTTGACATCCTGAAACCTTTTCCGGTGAACGCGGCGGAAAAACTGCCCGGAGGATGGGGAATCATGGCCGATGATATTGTGGCCGGAATTCTGGTGAATATTATCCTCTCAGTCATCCGGTGGCTGTATTTCGGCGGAGGCTGGAGTTTCCTTTTCTGA
- a CDS encoding nicotinamide-nucleotide amidohydrolase family protein — translation MKHAVLIALGDELLSGIRREGNCSWLAGRLTRAGWRVDCMEILPDGKDSLPKYLENRVGTTDLLVLSGGLGPTHDDCTREALSSFLKVPLETADEAYDKVIARYPAEMRHLLEKCRDTQGTVPRGTRAVHNPEGSALGIAFEFSGTKVFAFPGVPSEYRAMAEQELASEISPLTNGTASVLVAGWPESLLKDRIAPVISRQELHISILPSPGLVEIFLRGNPADVVRGEDDIRLLVPGDCLPSGARSLEEAVIKGAAQRGLTSACAESCTGGLVGAALTTVPGSSAVFFGSAVCYSNSAKKSILSVSESTLNHFGAVSSQCAAEMAEGALRIFGTDLAVSVTGIAGPEGGSAGKPVGTVWFGIAGKGRTEAVKRLFHGDRDGIRNRASMFALLCLWRKVSEPEK, via the coding sequence TTGAAGCATGCAGTACTGATAGCCCTGGGTGACGAACTTCTCAGCGGCATCCGCCGCGAGGGCAACTGTTCATGGCTTGCCGGGCGACTGACCCGGGCAGGCTGGAGGGTTGACTGTATGGAAATCCTCCCCGACGGAAAAGATTCCCTTCCAAAGTACCTGGAAAACCGGGTTGGAACAACCGATCTGCTGGTGCTTTCAGGCGGCCTTGGACCGACTCATGACGACTGTACCCGCGAAGCCCTCTCTTCCTTTCTGAAGGTTCCCCTCGAAACGGCGGACGAAGCCTACGATAAAGTTATAGCACGATATCCCGCTGAAATGAGGCATTTATTGGAAAAATGCCGGGATACCCAGGGGACTGTGCCCCGGGGAACAAGGGCTGTACACAATCCCGAGGGGTCCGCTCTCGGAATCGCCTTCGAATTTTCCGGAACAAAAGTATTTGCCTTTCCTGGCGTCCCTTCCGAATATCGCGCCATGGCAGAACAGGAGTTGGCCTCGGAAATATCTCCCCTGACGAACGGGACAGCTTCCGTTCTGGTTGCAGGCTGGCCTGAAAGCCTGCTCAAGGACCGTATTGCACCCGTCATTTCCAGGCAGGAACTTCATATTTCCATTCTTCCTTCACCCGGTCTCGTCGAAATTTTTTTACGGGGAAATCCTGCCGATGTCGTCCGTGGAGAAGATGATATCCGGCTGCTGGTGCCCGGGGACTGTCTTCCTTCGGGTGCGCGTTCCCTTGAAGAGGCGGTGATCAAGGGGGCGGCACAGAGGGGGCTCACTTCGGCATGCGCTGAATCCTGCACTGGAGGGCTTGTGGGAGCCGCTCTGACAACGGTTCCGGGAAGTTCGGCAGTTTTCTTCGGCAGCGCTGTGTGCTATAGTAACTCCGCGAAGAAAAGCATACTCTCAGTAAGTGAATCTACGCTGAATCACTTCGGTGCAGTCAGTTCCCAATGTGCTGCTGAAATGGCAGAAGGAGCGCTCCGTATTTTCGGAACGGATCTTGCTGTTTCGGTCACCGGAATCGCAGGCCCTGAAGGAGGTTCTGCCGGGAAGCCCGTCGGAACCGTCTGGTTCGGAATTGCCGGGAAGGGGAGGACGGAAGCGGTGAAAAGGCTGTTTCATGGCGACAGGGACGGAATCAGGAACAGGGCTTCCATGTTTGCTCTTTTATGCCTCTGGCGAAAAGTTTCGGAGCCTGAAAAATGA
- a CDS encoding PASTA domain-containing protein — protein sequence MGRIFRWAVVLVILVILISGSVAFYTVFFGGKDLVIPPLREMSVLDAVDEAERIGLEVKIEQVESSIPAGTVLAQWPEAGTKVRRDKSIILKISRGGNKKAVPDLRGLENAQALKKIQELGFSAGDTVKIHDDTRPAGTVIAQNPAIPAVVDDARKIDLLVSLGPVPKDGRIPVPDIAQRDEAAGKDLLAQSGLKFGGAEYVSTQNTPEGMIMSTKPKAGTMVRLGDAVQIVVATNRRKTEPQKPETQVVAPGSAARPSGAVVVEEPPAQQQPRQVGPAGPVQTVLTPQQQELAGATGLPSGTPPASVPAASTGPAPTGTAKIRYQVPPLTKPLGLKIEMVDATGTKHLLGRDVKGGEFISLDAPFVREGVVTIYLGGEFVWQERYK from the coding sequence ATGGGTAGAATCTTCCGCTGGGCCGTGGTCCTGGTGATTCTTGTCATTCTCATATCGGGCAGCGTGGCCTTTTACACGGTGTTTTTCGGAGGAAAGGACCTGGTAATACCACCTCTCCGTGAAATGTCGGTGCTTGACGCGGTTGACGAGGCTGAACGGATCGGTCTCGAAGTGAAAATCGAACAGGTTGAATCCTCCATACCCGCGGGAACCGTTCTCGCCCAGTGGCCGGAGGCCGGAACAAAGGTCCGGAGGGACAAAAGCATAATTCTCAAGATTAGCAGGGGCGGGAACAAAAAAGCCGTTCCTGACCTTAGGGGGCTTGAAAACGCCCAGGCCCTGAAAAAAATCCAGGAACTCGGCTTTTCAGCGGGAGACACGGTAAAGATCCACGACGACACCAGGCCGGCGGGAACGGTCATTGCGCAGAACCCCGCAATTCCGGCCGTGGTGGACGATGCCAGGAAGATTGACCTTCTTGTCAGCCTTGGCCCTGTGCCCAAAGACGGCCGTATTCCCGTACCGGATATCGCCCAGAGGGATGAGGCGGCAGGAAAGGATCTCCTTGCGCAGAGCGGCCTGAAATTTGGAGGTGCGGAATACGTATCCACCCAAAACACTCCGGAGGGCATGATAATGTCAACGAAACCCAAGGCGGGAACTATGGTCCGGCTGGGTGATGCTGTACAGATCGTGGTGGCTACGAACAGAAGAAAAACAGAACCCCAGAAGCCTGAAACCCAGGTTGTCGCACCGGGGTCCGCGGCCCGTCCCTCCGGCGCGGTAGTGGTGGAGGAACCTCCTGCCCAGCAGCAGCCGCGCCAGGTAGGTCCGGCCGGACCCGTTCAGACTGTGCTTACCCCCCAGCAGCAGGAACTGGCCGGCGCCACGGGTTTGCCTTCCGGAACGCCTCCTGCGTCGGTCCCTGCCGCCTCAACGGGCCCTGCGCCTACAGGAACGGCAAAGATCAGGTATCAGGTTCCTCCGCTTACAAAGCCGCTCGGGCTGAAGATCGAAATGGTTGACGCCACGGGAACAAAACACCTTTTGGGCCGGGATGTCAAAGGTGGAGAATTCATCTCTCTTGACGCTCCGTTTGTACGGGAAGGTGTTGTCACCATATATCTCGGGGGAGAATTCGTCTGGCAGGAGCGGTACAAATGA
- the rimO gene encoding 30S ribosomal protein S12 methylthiotransferase RimO, with product MKISIISLGCSKNSVDSENLIGLLEASGVEVVSDVGEADVALVNTCGFIQPAVEESVNTILDLELLKEQGRLKKIGVVGCLVNRYGDELKQELPSVDVWAKAEEWALVARSLGLVPAAEPVRGMLSETRPWSRYLKVGEGCDTFCSYCTIPSIRGRARSIDIPRLSSMASDLAEKGAKEICLVGQDLTIYGRDLYGEPRLRELLSELDRELPRDVWIRLLYLHPSRIDERFIDFVAGHERILSYLDIPVQHVDPEVLKRMNRPSDEEHIRRIFSYARKADPFFALRTTIMVGFPGETESQFSKVLDFLEQAMIDRVGAFIFSPEEGTPAAAMEDRVSSEIGEERYRRLMELQSEISLERQKLFLEKKLRVLIDEIDYEDDTAWGRSYREAPEVDGLIGISGGSVLEEGQCVEVRITDAAEHDLFAKIAGE from the coding sequence GTGAAGATCAGCATCATCAGCCTGGGATGTTCCAAGAATTCAGTCGACAGTGAAAACCTTATCGGCCTTCTTGAGGCATCCGGAGTGGAAGTAGTCAGCGACGTCGGCGAAGCCGACGTCGCCTTGGTGAATACATGCGGCTTTATACAGCCTGCCGTGGAGGAGAGCGTCAACACCATTCTCGACCTTGAGCTCCTCAAGGAGCAGGGAAGACTCAAAAAAATCGGTGTTGTGGGCTGTCTTGTCAACCGGTACGGTGATGAGCTGAAACAAGAACTGCCCTCGGTGGATGTATGGGCAAAAGCTGAGGAATGGGCCCTTGTTGCCCGCTCTCTCGGTCTTGTACCCGCAGCTGAGCCGGTGAGAGGAATGCTTTCTGAAACAAGGCCCTGGTCCCGGTATCTGAAAGTAGGGGAGGGGTGCGATACCTTCTGTTCCTACTGCACCATCCCCTCCATCCGGGGAAGGGCAAGAAGCATCGACATTCCCCGGCTTTCCTCCATGGCTTCGGACCTGGCTGAAAAGGGAGCAAAGGAAATCTGCCTTGTGGGGCAGGACCTCACAATTTACGGACGAGACCTGTACGGAGAGCCCCGACTCAGGGAACTGCTTTCCGAACTGGACAGGGAGCTTCCCCGGGACGTGTGGATCCGCCTGCTCTACCTGCACCCCTCAAGAATCGACGAGCGGTTTATCGATTTCGTCGCAGGACACGAACGAATCCTCTCCTACCTTGACATTCCCGTCCAGCATGTCGATCCTGAGGTCCTGAAACGGATGAACCGGCCCTCCGATGAAGAACATATACGGAGGATTTTTTCCTATGCCAGGAAGGCGGACCCGTTTTTTGCCCTGAGGACGACAATCATGGTTGGTTTCCCGGGGGAAACGGAATCCCAGTTTTCCAAAGTCCTGGATTTTCTTGAACAGGCGATGATAGACCGGGTAGGCGCCTTTATTTTCTCTCCCGAGGAGGGGACTCCCGCAGCCGCCATGGAAGACCGTGTCTCTTCCGAAATCGGTGAAGAGCGCTACAGGAGGCTAATGGAGCTTCAGTCGGAAATCTCCCTCGAGAGGCAGAAGCTTTTCCTGGAGAAAAAACTCAGGGTTCTGATCGACGAGATTGACTATGAAGACGATACGGCCTGGGGCAGATCCTACAGGGAAGCTCCCGAGGTAGACGGACTGATCGGCATATCCGGCGGGTCAGTCCTTGAAGAAGGACAATGTGTGGAGGTGCGGATTACCGATGCCGCTGAACACGACCTTTTTGCGAAAATTGCCGGGGAATAA
- the rpe gene encoding ribulose-phosphate 3-epimerase produces MMRDVLFAPSLLSADFLDVRSSIASLKGQHDWLHVDVMDGCFVPNITFGPGFVSALRRQYPAEVLDVHLMIEYPDRLLDAFLDAGPDYLTVHLEADRHIHRTLSRIRERGARAGVSINPGTSEELLRPVLPLVDLVLVMSVNPGFGGQSFIPSALEKTRSLCRWREAGHYSFLVEMDGGISRGNAAQIALGGCDVLVMGSAVFGAQDPALFLQEIKLNVKEAIAHA; encoded by the coding sequence ATGATGAGGGACGTTCTTTTCGCTCCGTCCCTTCTCTCGGCGGACTTTCTCGATGTCCGGTCTTCCATTGCCTCCCTGAAGGGACAGCATGACTGGCTGCATGTTGATGTTATGGACGGGTGCTTTGTCCCGAACATCACCTTCGGTCCGGGCTTTGTCTCCGCCCTGAGGAGACAGTATCCCGCGGAGGTGCTGGACGTGCACCTCATGATAGAGTATCCGGACAGGCTTCTTGACGCTTTCCTCGACGCCGGTCCCGACTATCTTACGGTTCATCTCGAAGCCGACCGGCATATCCACAGAACTCTTTCCAGGATCCGGGAAAGGGGTGCAAGGGCCGGAGTTTCCATTAACCCCGGAACCTCGGAAGAACTTCTTCGCCCCGTTCTTCCTCTGGTGGATCTTGTCCTGGTGATGTCCGTGAACCCGGGGTTCGGAGGGCAGTCCTTCATCCCTTCAGCTCTCGAGAAGACCAGGTCGTTGTGCAGATGGCGGGAGGCGGGCCATTATTCTTTCCTCGTGGAAATGGACGGCGGAATAAGCAGGGGCAACGCAGCCCAAATAGCGCTCGGCGGCTGCGACGTTTTGGTTATGGGAAGCGCCGTTTTCGGCGCTCAGGATCCTGCCCTGTTTTTGCAGGAGATCAAGCTGAATGTTAAGGAGGCAATCGCCCATGCCTGA
- the thpR gene encoding RNA 2',3'-cyclic phosphodiesterase gives MSGAVVRSFVCIPLPEAVKRTVEKQTAVTCREYPGLKWVGKELYHITLKFCGEHPVSVLEKFRKKAEYFISVNRPGTIRLRLGVPGAFPGLDRARTFFVGVEGETGKLEQLASLVESAASAAGMEKESRPFHPHVTLARTRRPERLELPSFTMDKPVEWDAKTILWLKSELRPWGAEYSTLQEWPLL, from the coding sequence ATGAGCGGCGCGGTGGTTCGTTCCTTCGTCTGCATCCCCCTTCCCGAGGCGGTGAAACGGACCGTCGAGAAACAGACCGCTGTTACCTGCCGGGAATATCCCGGTCTGAAATGGGTTGGAAAGGAATTGTACCATATCACCCTGAAGTTTTGCGGGGAACACCCTGTTTCTGTTCTGGAGAAATTCAGAAAAAAAGCGGAATATTTCATTTCTGTAAACAGGCCGGGTACAATCCGTCTCAGGCTTGGTGTGCCCGGAGCATTTCCAGGACTGGATCGGGCGCGCACTTTTTTCGTCGGTGTGGAAGGCGAAACCGGCAAGCTTGAACAACTGGCGTCTCTTGTTGAATCCGCGGCTTCCGCAGCGGGCATGGAGAAAGAAAGCAGACCTTTTCACCCTCATGTGACCCTGGCACGAACAAGACGGCCGGAACGGCTGGAGCTTCCTTCGTTCACCATGGACAAGCCCGTCGAATGGGATGCGAAAACCATCCTCTGGCTGAAAAGCGAACTTCGTCCGTGGGGGGCTGAATATT
- a CDS encoding RsmB/NOP family class I SAM-dependent RNA methyltransferase: MRGIEAALFVWREVRAGKFASESIRRIADSLSPGDLTLVSSLVYAALRRQFLWKEIYGRFLRTSPSGLSQSAGDALCIGTAGILELRTFAPRVLVNGLVQEMKKQGDDRGSRIVNAVLRRVAEEGREQMKMIEVSGGLKEQSLISGIPSWVASSWRNTWGEDGKRLLRMMRIRPYSSFRITGVNDRERILGVAREKGIRCWQSPFLSSSVRLAGTFFPPDFPGYGEGLATPQTESSMMVAEVMKKMHKGGPLLEMCSGRGVKTGHISSLFPETPLESIELSPARAKAAERELARTGMRGKVRIITGDALHAPPSFVPSMISLDAPCSGSGTWSRHPESKWRLTPEKLDSLASLQINLLKRAVSLLAPGGIVVYSTCSLLKNENENVVAQVLSEEPGLVELSFPFTGSVFRKGRPWGTYMWPELPWIDGFYMAVIMKKSGGKTVDG; encoded by the coding sequence ATGAGGGGTATCGAAGCCGCTCTCTTTGTGTGGCGGGAAGTACGGGCAGGGAAATTCGCTTCAGAGTCGATACGCCGCATTGCCGATTCCCTGTCGCCGGGAGATCTCACGCTCGTCTCCTCCCTTGTATATGCTGCTCTCAGAAGGCAGTTTCTCTGGAAGGAAATCTACGGCAGATTTCTCAGAACATCACCGTCAGGGCTCTCCCAGTCTGCCGGTGATGCCCTGTGTATCGGCACGGCCGGCATTCTCGAGCTGAGGACCTTTGCACCCAGGGTCCTGGTGAACGGTCTTGTCCAGGAAATGAAGAAGCAGGGTGACGACCGCGGCTCCCGTATTGTGAATGCCGTTTTGCGGAGAGTGGCGGAGGAGGGCCGGGAGCAGATGAAAATGATTGAGGTTTCCGGAGGGCTCAAAGAACAGTCCCTGATTTCCGGCATTCCGTCATGGGTGGCTTCCTCGTGGCGCAACACCTGGGGCGAAGACGGGAAGAGACTTCTCAGAATGATGCGGATACGCCCCTATTCATCTTTCAGGATTACGGGAGTGAATGACCGGGAGAGAATTCTCGGGGTCGCGCGGGAGAAGGGTATACGGTGCTGGCAGTCTCCTTTTCTTTCCTCTTCCGTGCGCCTTGCCGGGACCTTTTTCCCGCCTGATTTTCCTGGGTACGGCGAAGGGCTCGCCACTCCCCAGACTGAATCGTCCATGATGGTCGCGGAAGTGATGAAAAAGATGCATAAAGGAGGTCCCCTCCTTGAAATGTGTTCAGGAAGAGGGGTGAAAACAGGACATATATCCTCCCTTTTTCCGGAAACGCCCCTTGAAAGCATAGAACTCTCTCCCGCCAGGGCGAAAGCCGCGGAGAGAGAGCTTGCCAGAACAGGAATGAGGGGGAAGGTCAGGATTATCACCGGAGATGCCCTTCATGCCCCTCCCTCCTTTGTCCCCTCCATGATTTCCCTTGATGCTCCCTGTTCGGGAAGCGGAACATGGAGCCGTCACCCGGAGTCAAAATGGCGCCTGACCCCGGAAAAGCTTGATTCTCTGGCCTCCCTGCAGATTAATCTGCTGAAAAGGGCGGTTTCCCTCCTTGCGCCGGGAGGCATTGTGGTCTACTCTACTTGTAGCCTGCTGAAAAACGAAAATGAAAATGTGGTCGCCCAAGTCCTCTCGGAAGAGCCGGGGCTGGTGGAGCTTTCCTTTCCTTTCACCGGATCCGTGTTCAGGAAGGGGCGTCCCTGGGGAACCTACATGTGGCCGGAACTGCCATGGATCGACGGATTCTACATGGCCGTGATAATGAAAAAATCGGGAGGGAAGACTGTTGATGGGTAG